The following coding sequences are from one Mycolicibacterium aichiense window:
- the gcvT gene encoding glycine cleavage system aminomethyltransferase GcvT, with the protein MTDTSDLLLGPLDTAHRELGATFASFGGWLMPVSYAGTVGEHTATREAVGLFDVSHLGKASVVGPGAAEFINSTLTNDLRRIGPGKAQYTLCCSPDGGVIDDLIAYYVSDDEIFLVPNAANTAAVVAALQAAAPEGISITDEHRSYAVLAVQGPRSADVLAALGLPTDMDYMGYADATYSGVPVRVCRTGYTGEHGYELLPPWDSAPVVFDALVAEVQSAGGQLAGLGARDTLRTEMGYPLHGHELSLDISPLQARCGWAIGWKKDAFFGRDALLAEKEAGPRRLLRGLRATGRGVLRPDLTVLNGAVPVGVTTSGTFSPSLKVGIALALIDTDAGIDDGALVTVDVRGRPLECEVVKPPFVEVKTR; encoded by the coding sequence GTGACCGACACATCGGATCTGTTGCTTGGACCGCTCGACACTGCGCACCGGGAGCTGGGTGCCACCTTCGCCTCGTTCGGCGGCTGGCTGATGCCGGTGTCTTACGCCGGCACGGTCGGCGAGCACACCGCCACCCGGGAGGCCGTCGGCCTCTTCGACGTCAGCCACCTGGGCAAGGCCTCGGTCGTCGGCCCGGGGGCGGCGGAGTTCATCAACTCCACGCTGACCAACGACCTGCGCCGGATCGGTCCCGGCAAGGCTCAGTACACCCTGTGCTGCAGCCCGGACGGTGGCGTGATCGACGACCTGATCGCCTACTACGTCAGCGACGACGAGATCTTCCTGGTGCCCAACGCCGCCAACACCGCTGCTGTCGTCGCCGCTCTGCAAGCGGCTGCGCCAGAAGGTATTTCGATCACCGATGAGCACCGCTCGTATGCCGTGCTGGCTGTCCAGGGTCCGCGATCCGCCGACGTGCTGGCCGCGCTGGGCCTGCCCACCGACATGGACTACATGGGCTACGCCGACGCCACGTACTCCGGTGTGCCGGTACGGGTGTGCCGCACCGGATACACCGGCGAGCACGGCTACGAGCTGCTGCCGCCGTGGGACTCCGCACCGGTGGTGTTCGACGCGCTCGTCGCAGAGGTGCAGTCCGCAGGCGGACAACTCGCCGGCCTGGGCGCCCGCGACACCCTGCGCACCGAGATGGGTTATCCGCTGCACGGTCACGAGCTGTCACTGGACATTTCGCCGCTACAGGCCCGCTGCGGCTGGGCGATCGGCTGGAAGAAGGACGCGTTCTTCGGCCGCGACGCGCTGCTGGCCGAGAAGGAAGCCGGCCCCCGCCGGCTGCTGCGCGGCCTGCGTGCCACCGGCCGCGGCGTGCTGCGCCCCGACCTGACCGTGCTGAACGGCGCCGTGCCGGTGGGCGTCACGACGTCGGGCACGTTCTCGCCGTCGCTGAAAGTCGGTATCGCACTTGCCCTCATCGACACCGACGCCGGGATCGACGACGGCGCGCTGGTCACCGTCGACGTGCGCGGGCGTCCCCTGGAGTGCGAAGTGGTCAAACCCCCGTTCGTCGAGGTCAAAACTCGCTAG
- a CDS encoding leucyl aminopeptidase: MSTEPGYAAPTVTVATSLPKRAQSAVLIVPVVTGMGGEAGDGSPTVVGGPFLDAEAIGEIGVVLRALGAKGGAEQVTRLHVPSLAVGSVLAVGLGAPRDDWPADVIRRAAGVAARSLSGVDTVITTLTELHLEAAIEGLILGSYRFTEFRSAKTAPKEPALSKIIALSTAAGAKKDAARATAIATAVATARDFVNTPPSHLFPGEFAKRAEALGESAGLKVEVLDEKALAKAGYGGIIGVGKGSSRPPRLVRLAYRGAKGKGGKTVALVGKGVTFDTGGISIKPAASMHHMTSDMGGAAAVIATVVLAAKQGLPIDVIATVPMAENMPSSTAQRPGDVLTQYGGITVEVLNTDAEGRLILADAIVRACEDEPDYLIETSTLTGAQTVALGGRTPGVMGSDEFRDRVARISQAEGENAWPMPLPDELKDDLKSSVADLANVSSQRFAGMLVAGVYLREFVADGVQWAHIDIAGPAYNTSGPWGYTPKGGTGVPTRTMFAVLEDIAANG, from the coding sequence GTGAGCACCGAACCTGGATACGCGGCCCCCACTGTCACCGTCGCGACTTCGCTGCCCAAGCGCGCGCAGTCGGCGGTGTTGATCGTTCCGGTCGTCACCGGTATGGGAGGGGAAGCCGGGGACGGCTCCCCCACAGTCGTCGGCGGGCCGTTCCTGGACGCCGAGGCGATCGGCGAGATCGGGGTGGTCCTGCGTGCGCTTGGCGCCAAGGGCGGCGCCGAGCAGGTCACGCGCCTGCATGTGCCGTCGCTCGCGGTCGGCAGCGTGCTGGCCGTCGGGCTCGGCGCCCCGCGTGACGACTGGCCGGCCGACGTCATCCGTCGTGCGGCCGGGGTGGCCGCCCGCTCGCTGTCCGGAGTGGACACCGTCATCACCACGCTGACCGAGCTACATCTGGAAGCCGCGATCGAGGGCCTGATCCTGGGCAGCTACCGGTTCACCGAGTTCCGCAGCGCGAAGACCGCGCCGAAGGAACCGGCGTTGAGCAAGATCATCGCGCTGAGCACCGCGGCCGGCGCCAAGAAGGACGCCGCCAGGGCCACCGCGATCGCCACCGCGGTGGCCACCGCACGCGATTTCGTCAACACCCCGCCCAGCCACCTGTTCCCCGGCGAATTCGCCAAGCGGGCAGAGGCTTTGGGCGAATCCGCCGGATTGAAAGTCGAGGTCCTCGACGAGAAGGCGCTCGCCAAGGCCGGCTACGGCGGCATCATCGGGGTGGGCAAGGGATCCTCGCGCCCGCCGCGGCTGGTGCGGCTGGCCTATCGCGGCGCCAAGGGCAAGGGCGGCAAGACCGTCGCCCTGGTGGGCAAGGGCGTCACCTTCGACACCGGCGGCATCTCCATCAAGCCGGCCGCGTCGATGCACCACATGACCTCCGACATGGGTGGCGCAGCGGCGGTGATCGCCACCGTCGTGCTGGCCGCCAAGCAGGGGTTACCGATCGACGTGATCGCAACCGTGCCGATGGCCGAGAACATGCCGTCGTCGACCGCGCAGCGCCCCGGCGACGTGCTGACCCAGTACGGGGGCATCACCGTCGAGGTGCTCAACACCGACGCCGAGGGCCGGCTGATCCTGGCCGACGCGATCGTGCGGGCCTGCGAGGACGAGCCCGACTACCTGATCGAGACCTCGACGCTGACCGGCGCGCAGACTGTTGCGCTGGGTGGCCGCACGCCGGGTGTGATGGGCAGTGACGAGTTCCGCGACCGGGTGGCCCGGATCTCGCAGGCCGAAGGCGAGAACGCCTGGCCGATGCCGCTGCCCGACGAGTTGAAGGACGACCTGAAGTCGTCTGTCGCCGATCTGGCGAACGTCAGCTCGCAGCGCTTCGCCGGCATGCTGGTCGCCGGGGTGTACCTGCGGGAGTTCGTCGCCGACGGCGTGCAGTGGGCGCACATCGACATCGCCGGGCCGGCGTACAACACTTCCGGCCCGTGGGGCTACACGCCCAAGGGTGGCACCGGGGTGCCGACCCGGACGATGTTCGCCGTCCTGGAAGATATCGCCGCGAACGGCTAG